GCAGGTGACGGCGCGAATCGCGTCGGCCTTACCCGCATCGGAGGCCACGGCGATCACCCGGGGAATCGCGTCGAGCTGCGCATATGAGATCGAGACGCAGCGCTCTTGGAACGCGGGATCGACGAGCTTCCCGTCGGCACCGATGAGAATTCCTGCGATGTCGGCCACGCACCCTCGCTCGCGCGCCCTGCGCACGTCCGCCTCCGGGATGACTTCCGGAACCTGAGAGATCTGCGGATCCCAGCTCCCGACCGACATCACGGCCGTGGTGACCTCGTCGAAGAAGTCCAGTGCGAGCTTGATGCCGGGGTGTTGCCGCAGGCTCTCCGCGGTCAGGGCGTCGTCCACGAACAGCGGGGAGAAGATCGGATAGACCGCTCCGCCGGCGCGCTGGGATGCCTGCCGCACGATCTCGATCGGGGAGGAGCCCAGCTCGCCGCTGACCGAACCGGTGAGCTGGACCACCGTGCAGCGCGGCAGCGACGTCAGCTGCGAGGTCGTGGCCGTGAGCGTGCGGCCCCACGTAAGCCCGAGCACCTCGTCCTCGCCCAGAGTGGCGCTCAGCAGTGAGGCCGCGGCTCCGCCCACCTGCGCCCTCACCTGGTCCGGGTCGCCATAACAGCGCACCACGAGGCACTCGTCCAGACCGAGGTATTCACCGAGCTCAGCGCTGAGGACCGGATCGTCGAGGCCGTCGTCGTTGATGGTGATCTGAACGACCCCCTCGGCGAGCGCGCGCTCGAGTAGCCG
The window above is part of the Pseudactinotalea sp. HY158 genome. Proteins encoded here:
- a CDS encoding sugar-binding transcriptional regulator, whose amino-acid sequence is MSSRLRGAETDRALLAKVARSYYLDAGSKVEIADSLGISRFRVARLLERALAEGVVQITINDDGLDDPVLSAELGEYLGLDECLVVRCYGDPDQVRAQVGGAAASLLSATLGEDEVLGLTWGRTLTATTSQLTSLPRCTVVQLTGSVSGELGSSPIEIVRQASQRAGGAVYPIFSPLFVDDALTAESLRQHPGIKLALDFFDEVTTAVMSVGSWDPQISQVPEVIPEADVRRARERGCVADIAGILIGADGKLVDPAFQERCVSISYAQLDAIPRVIAVASDAGKADAIRAVTCAGLVSSLVVDHGLAEALLAGERA